The DNA segment AAGCGCCCGGGTTGGCCGCGCAATTGAGACCTTCGAAACGCGGTGAGCTGGAAATAACCGACCTGAACTGCATGTACCTTGGCAAGGGCATGTTGACGGTGGAGAAGGTGGGGCGCGGCGTGGCGTGGCTGGACACGGGGTCGCACGAATCACTGCTACAGGCCGCCACATATATAGAGACGATAGAGCAGAGGCAGGGGCTGAAAATATGCTGCCCGGAGGAGATCGCCTATATCAAGGGGCTCATCGGCGCAGGCCAGCTTGAAAAGCTGGCCGTCCGGTACAGCAACAACGGTTACGGTACATACCTTAACGAAGTGCTCAAGGCGGGACGCGATGAACGTTATTAAGACCTCCATGCCCGGCGTGCTCATCTTCGAGCCGAAGGTATATGCCGACTCGCGCGGCATGTTCATGGAAACCTGGAGGGACAACCTTTACCGCGAGGCGGGAGTCATAGACGGATTCCGGCAGGACAACCTTTCCGTTTCCAAACGCGGCGTGCTGCGCGGGCTTCATTTCCAGAATCCGTCGCCCCAGGCGAAGCTTGTGTTCGTGATGGAAGGTGAAGTGTTCGACGTGGCGGTGGACGTGCGGCGCGGCTCGCCCGATTTCGGAAAGTGGATCGGCACGTCGCTATCGTCCGAAAACAGGCGCCAGATGTTCATCCCGAAAGGATTCGCCCACGGCTACCTTGTCTTAAGCGAGCGGGCGGTCTTTTTCTACAAATGCGACGACTATTATTCGGCGGGCTCCGAGTATTGCGTACGGTGGGACGATCCGGACATCAATATCGAATGGCCGGACAAAAGCCCCATCCTTTCACCCAAGGACGCGGCTGCCCCGATGTTAAAGGACATGGACATTTCCTGCCTGCCTGTTTATGAGCAGGCAGGCTGACCCATTCAGCGGATGCAAACCTCGCCGATTCGGATATTGCTGACCGGCAAGAACGGGCAAATCGGCTGGGAACTTGCCCGTGAGATGGCGGGACTTGCTAAAGCCGCCGCCATTGGGCGGGACGAAATGGACTTAAGCTCGGCGGACTCCATCCGCGCCGCAATACGAGACGCGAAACCGGATATCATCATAAACGCGGCTGCATACACAGCCGTGGACAAGGCGGAGTCCGAACCGGATATCGCCATGGCGGTGAACGGAGTGGCGCCGGGAATAATTGCGGAAGAAGCCAAAAAGGTTGGCGCAATCCTCGTCCACTATTCCACCGATTACGTTTTCGACGGGACCAAAAAATCGGCGTATACCGAAGACGACACGCCAAATCCTTTGAACGTTTACGGGGCCACTAAGCTTGCGGGGGAGAAGGCCGTGCTCGCTTCCGGTTGCGGGGGCGTGATCCTGAGGACAAGCTGGGTGTACGCGGCAAGGGGGGGCAACTTCGTCCGCACCATGCTGCGGCTCGCCGGGGAACGGGAGGAGTTGAAG comes from the Nitrospinota bacterium genome and includes:
- the rfbC gene encoding dTDP-4-dehydrorhamnose 3,5-epimerase, with the protein product MNVIKTSMPGVLIFEPKVYADSRGMFMETWRDNLYREAGVIDGFRQDNLSVSKRGVLRGLHFQNPSPQAKLVFVMEGEVFDVAVDVRRGSPDFGKWIGTSLSSENRRQMFIPKGFAHGYLVLSERAVFFYKCDDYYSAGSEYCVRWDDPDINIEWPDKSPILSPKDAAAPMLKDMDISCLPVYEQAG
- the rfbD gene encoding dTDP-4-dehydrorhamnose reductase; translation: MQTSPIRILLTGKNGQIGWELAREMAGLAKAAAIGRDEMDLSSADSIRAAIRDAKPDIIINAAAYTAVDKAESEPDIAMAVNGVAPGIIAEEAKKVGAILVHYSTDYVFDGTKKSAYTEDDTPNPLNVYGATKLAGEKAVLASGCGGVILRTSWVYAARGGNFVRTMLRLAGEREELKIVSDQRGAPTWARMIAKATTRIVTGFQRELTHPARMFHLTAAGETSWCGFAQRIFEHGSRLGLINLAPRVIPVSTADYKTPARRPLNSAMACGRIHDAFGVTPPDWEDSLKLCMAELAAGNPGKP